From Ictidomys tridecemlineatus isolate mIctTri1 chromosome 2, mIctTri1.hap1, whole genome shotgun sequence, the proteins below share one genomic window:
- the Safb gene encoding scaffold attachment factor B1 isoform X2, giving the protein MAETLSGLGDSGAAGAAALSSASSETGTRRLSDLRVIDLRAELRKRNLDSSGNKSVLMERLRKAIEDEGGNPDEIEITSEGSKKTPKRSSKGRKPEEEGVEDNGLEENSGDGQEDVETSLENLQDIDMMDISVLDEAEIDNGSVADCVEEEDADNLPESLSDSRELVEGEMKELPEQLQEHAVDDKETINNLDSSSSDFTILQEIEEPSLEPENEKILDILGETCKSEPVKEEGSELEQPFAQDTSSVGPDRKLAEEEDLFGSAHPEEEEEEEQEEEEEEEGDLDLASESTRAQWSEADTLLAVVKREPVEQTGEGARTDCEPVGLEKPVEQSSAGSELAEASSQEAAEAPTEAPSPEPRDSKEDVKKFDFEACNEVPPAPKESSTSEGADQKMSSVEDDSDTKRLSREEKGRSSCGRNFWVSGLSSTTRATDLKNLFSKYGKVVGAKVVTNARSPGARCYGFVTMSTAEEATKCISHLHKTELHGKMISVEKAKNEPAGKKASEKRDGEGRKEKAGTSDRSANIKREDKADRKDDTKKGDDGSGEKTKEPDDQKPGPSERSRATKSGSRGTERTVVMDKSKGVPVISVKTSGSKERVSKSQDRKSASREKRSVVSFDKVKEPRKSRDSESRRERERSEREQRLQAQWEREERERLEIARERLAFHRHRLERERMERERLERERMHVEQERRREQERIHREREELRRQQELRYEQERRPAVRRPYDLDGRRDDAYWPEAKRAALDERYHSDFNRQDRFHDFDHRDRGRYPNHSVDRREGSRSMMGEREGQHYPERHGGPERHGRDSRDGWGYGSDKRMSEGRGLPPPPRRDWGDHGRRLEDDRAWQGAADGGMIDRDHKRWQGGERSMSGHSGPGHMMNRGGMSGRGSFAPGGASRGHVIPRGGMQGGFGGQSRGSRPSDARFTRRY; this is encoded by the exons ATGGCGGAGACTCTGTCTGGGTTAGGAGATTCGGGTGCGGCGGGTGCGGCTGCTCTGAGCTCCGCCTCGTCGGAGACCGGGACGCGGCGCCTCAGCGACCTGCGGGTGATCGACCTGCGGGCGGAGCTGAGGAAACGGAATCTGGACTCGAGCGGCAACAAGAGCGTTTTGATGGAGCGGCTGAGAAAG GCAATTGAAGATGAAGGTGGTAATCCTGATGAAATTGAAATTACCTCTGAAGGAAGCAAGAAAACACCAAAAAGATCCAGCAAAG GGCGTAAACCAGAAGAAGAGGGTGTGGAAGATAACGGGCTCGAGGAGAATTCTGGGGACGGACAG GAAGATGTGGAAACCAGTTTGGAGAACTTGCAGGACATAGACATGATGGATATCAGTGTGTTAGATGAAGCAGAAATTGATAATGGAAGTGTTGCAGATTGTGTGGAGGAGGAAGATGCTGACAACCTCCCAGAGTCCCTTTCTGACAGCAGAGAGTTGGTCGAGGGAGAAATGAAAGAGCTTCCGGAGCAGCTTCAAGAACATGCT GTAGATGACAAAGAAACCATAAACAATTTAGATTCATCATCATCTGACTTCACTATATTACAG GAAATTGAAGAGCCATCTCTGGAGCCAG aaaatgagaaaatactcGACATTTTGGGGGAAACTTGTAAATCTGAGCCAGTAAAAGAAGAAGGTTCCGAGCTGGAGCAGCCATTTGCACAGGATACAAGTAGCGTGGGGCCAGACAGAAAGCTTGCGGAGGAAGAGGACCTTTTTGGCAGCGCCCACccggaagaggaggaggaggaagagcaggaggaggaggaggaggaggagggagatttAGATTTGGCCAGCGAGTCAACACGCGCTCAGTGGAGCGAGGCAGACACCCTGTTAGCGGTAGTGAAAAGGGAGCCCGTGGAGCAGACAGGCGAAGGCGCGAGGACGGACTGTGAGCCTGTAGGGCTAGAGAAGCCAGTTGAGCAGAGTAGCGCGGGCTCCGAGCTCGCGGAGGCCTCTAGCCAGGAGGCCGCGGAAGCGCCCACGGAAGCTccgagcccagagcccagagataGCAAAGAAGACGTGAAGAAGTTTGATTTTGAAGCTTGTAATGAAGTCCCTCCGGCTCCTAAAGAGTCCTCAACCAGTGAGGGCGCTGATCAGAAAATGAG TTCTGTTGAAGATGACTCGGACACAAAAAGACTTTCCCGGGAGGAGAAGG GTCGTAGCAGTTGTGGTAGAAATTTCTGGGTTAGTGGACTTTCTTCTACGACCAGAGCTACAGATTTGAAGAACCTTTTCAGCAAATATGGGAAG GTGGTAGGCGCCAAGGTCGTGACGAACGCCCGGAGTCCTGGTGCTCGCTGTTACGGTTTTGTCACGATGTCCACAGCAGAAGAGGCAACAAAATGCATCAGCCACCTGCATAAGACTGAGCTCCACGGGAAGATGATCTCCGTGGAGAAA GCAAAAAATGAACCTGCTGGCAAGAAAGCCTCGGAGAAGAGAGACGGCGAAGGGCGGAAGGAGAAGGCGGGCACCAGTGACAG ATCTGCAAACATTAAGAGAGAGGATAAGGCCGACAGAAAAGATGACACCAAAAAGGGTGATGACGGAAGTGGAGAAAAGACTAAAGAGCCCGATGATCAGAAGCCTGGCCCCTCGGAGCGCTCTCGAGCCACCAAATCAG GAAGTCGGGGCACCGAGCGAACTGTGGTGATGGACAAATCCAAAGGTGTGCCTGTGATTAGTGTGAAGACATCTGGGTCCAAGGAGAGA GTCTCCAAAAGCCAGGATCGCAAGTCGGCCAGCAGAGAGAAACGGTCCGTTGTGTCCTTTGATAAGGTCAAAGAGCCTCGCAAGTCAAGAGATTCAGAGTCCCGGAG GGAGCGGGAGCGCAGTGAGCGGGAGCAGCGCCTGCAGGCTCAGTGGGAGCGTGAGGAGCGGGAGCGGCTGGAGATCGCCCGCGAGCGGCTGGCCTTCCATCGGCACCGCCTGGAACGGGAGCGCATGGAGCGGGAGCGGCTGGAGCGAGAGCGCATGCACGTGGAGCAGGAGCGCCGGCGTGAGCAGGAGCGGATCCACCGAGAGCGCGAGGAGCTGCGGCGCCAGCAGGAGTTGCGCTATGAGCAAGAGAGGCGGCCGGCAGTGCGGAGGCCCTACGACCTTGATGGCCG GCGGGACGATGCCTATTGGCCAGAAGCCAAGCGGGCCGCTCTGGATGAGCGCTACCACTCTGATTTCAACCGCCAGGACCGATTCCACGACTTCGACCACAGGGACCGGGGCCGCTACCCCAACCACTCCGTGGACAG GAGAGAAGGTTCCAGGTCAATgatgggagaaagagaaggacag CATTACCCTGAGCGCCACGGAGGTCCGGAGCGCCATGGCCGTGACTCCCGCGATGGGTGGGGCTATGGCTCTGACAAGAGAATGAGCGAAGGCCGAgggctgccccctccccccag ACGTGACTGGGGGGATCATGGCCGAAGACTAGAGGATGACCGGGCCTGGCAGGGAGCTGCTGACGGGGGCATGATAGACAGGGACCACAAGCGGTGGCAAG GTGGTGAGAGGAGCATGTCTGGTCACTCGGGGCCTGGCCACATGATGAACCGGGGCGGCATGTCAGG GCGCGGCAGCTTCGCCCCAGGCGGGGCCTCCCGGGGCCACGTGATCCCGCGTGGAGGGATGCAGGGCGGGTTCGGAGGACAGAGCCGGGGCAGCAGGCCCAGCGATGCCCGCTTCACTCGCCGCTACTAA
- the Safb gene encoding scaffold attachment factor B1 isoform X1, with product MAETLSGLGDSGAAGAAALSSASSETGTRRLSDLRVIDLRAELRKRNLDSSGNKSVLMERLRKAIEDEGGNPDEIEITSEGSKKTPKRSSKGRKPEEEGVEDNGLEENSGDGQEDVETSLENLQDIDMMDISVLDEAEIDNGSVADCVEEEDADNLPESLSDSRELVEGEMKELPEQLQEHAVDDKETINNLDSSSSDFTILQEIEEPSLEPENEKILDILGETCKSEPVKEEGSELEQPFAQDTSSVGPDRKLAEEEDLFGSAHPEEEEEEEQEEEEEEEGDLDLASESTRAQWSEADTLLAVVKREPVEQTGEGARTDCEPVGLEKPVEQSSAGSELAEASSQEAAEAPTEAPSPEPRDSKEDVKKFDFEACNEVPPAPKESSTSEGADQKMSSVEDDSDTKRLSREEKGRSSCGRNFWVSGLSSTTRATDLKNLFSKYGKVVGAKVVTNARSPGARCYGFVTMSTAEEATKCISHLHKTELHGKMISVEKAKNEPAGKKASEKRDGEGRKEKAGTSDRSANIKREDKADRKDDTKKGDDGSGEKTKEPDDQKPGPSERSRATKSGSRGTERTVVMDKSKGVPVISVKTSGSKERVSKSQDRKSASREKRSVVSFDKVKEPRKSRDSESRRERERSEREQRLQAQWEREERERLEIARERLAFHRHRLERERMERERLERERMHVEQERRREQERIHREREELRRQQELRYEQERRPAVRRPYDLDGRRDDAYWPEAKRAALDERYHSDFNRQDRFHDFDHRDRGRYPNHSVDRREGSRSMMGEREGQHYPERHGGPERHGRDSRDGWGYGSDKRMSEGRGLPPPPRGRRDWGDHGRRLEDDRAWQGAADGGMIDRDHKRWQGGERSMSGHSGPGHMMNRGGMSGRGSFAPGGASRGHVIPRGGMQGGFGGQSRGSRPSDARFTRRY from the exons ATGGCGGAGACTCTGTCTGGGTTAGGAGATTCGGGTGCGGCGGGTGCGGCTGCTCTGAGCTCCGCCTCGTCGGAGACCGGGACGCGGCGCCTCAGCGACCTGCGGGTGATCGACCTGCGGGCGGAGCTGAGGAAACGGAATCTGGACTCGAGCGGCAACAAGAGCGTTTTGATGGAGCGGCTGAGAAAG GCAATTGAAGATGAAGGTGGTAATCCTGATGAAATTGAAATTACCTCTGAAGGAAGCAAGAAAACACCAAAAAGATCCAGCAAAG GGCGTAAACCAGAAGAAGAGGGTGTGGAAGATAACGGGCTCGAGGAGAATTCTGGGGACGGACAG GAAGATGTGGAAACCAGTTTGGAGAACTTGCAGGACATAGACATGATGGATATCAGTGTGTTAGATGAAGCAGAAATTGATAATGGAAGTGTTGCAGATTGTGTGGAGGAGGAAGATGCTGACAACCTCCCAGAGTCCCTTTCTGACAGCAGAGAGTTGGTCGAGGGAGAAATGAAAGAGCTTCCGGAGCAGCTTCAAGAACATGCT GTAGATGACAAAGAAACCATAAACAATTTAGATTCATCATCATCTGACTTCACTATATTACAG GAAATTGAAGAGCCATCTCTGGAGCCAG aaaatgagaaaatactcGACATTTTGGGGGAAACTTGTAAATCTGAGCCAGTAAAAGAAGAAGGTTCCGAGCTGGAGCAGCCATTTGCACAGGATACAAGTAGCGTGGGGCCAGACAGAAAGCTTGCGGAGGAAGAGGACCTTTTTGGCAGCGCCCACccggaagaggaggaggaggaagagcaggaggaggaggaggaggaggagggagatttAGATTTGGCCAGCGAGTCAACACGCGCTCAGTGGAGCGAGGCAGACACCCTGTTAGCGGTAGTGAAAAGGGAGCCCGTGGAGCAGACAGGCGAAGGCGCGAGGACGGACTGTGAGCCTGTAGGGCTAGAGAAGCCAGTTGAGCAGAGTAGCGCGGGCTCCGAGCTCGCGGAGGCCTCTAGCCAGGAGGCCGCGGAAGCGCCCACGGAAGCTccgagcccagagcccagagataGCAAAGAAGACGTGAAGAAGTTTGATTTTGAAGCTTGTAATGAAGTCCCTCCGGCTCCTAAAGAGTCCTCAACCAGTGAGGGCGCTGATCAGAAAATGAG TTCTGTTGAAGATGACTCGGACACAAAAAGACTTTCCCGGGAGGAGAAGG GTCGTAGCAGTTGTGGTAGAAATTTCTGGGTTAGTGGACTTTCTTCTACGACCAGAGCTACAGATTTGAAGAACCTTTTCAGCAAATATGGGAAG GTGGTAGGCGCCAAGGTCGTGACGAACGCCCGGAGTCCTGGTGCTCGCTGTTACGGTTTTGTCACGATGTCCACAGCAGAAGAGGCAACAAAATGCATCAGCCACCTGCATAAGACTGAGCTCCACGGGAAGATGATCTCCGTGGAGAAA GCAAAAAATGAACCTGCTGGCAAGAAAGCCTCGGAGAAGAGAGACGGCGAAGGGCGGAAGGAGAAGGCGGGCACCAGTGACAG ATCTGCAAACATTAAGAGAGAGGATAAGGCCGACAGAAAAGATGACACCAAAAAGGGTGATGACGGAAGTGGAGAAAAGACTAAAGAGCCCGATGATCAGAAGCCTGGCCCCTCGGAGCGCTCTCGAGCCACCAAATCAG GAAGTCGGGGCACCGAGCGAACTGTGGTGATGGACAAATCCAAAGGTGTGCCTGTGATTAGTGTGAAGACATCTGGGTCCAAGGAGAGA GTCTCCAAAAGCCAGGATCGCAAGTCGGCCAGCAGAGAGAAACGGTCCGTTGTGTCCTTTGATAAGGTCAAAGAGCCTCGCAAGTCAAGAGATTCAGAGTCCCGGAG GGAGCGGGAGCGCAGTGAGCGGGAGCAGCGCCTGCAGGCTCAGTGGGAGCGTGAGGAGCGGGAGCGGCTGGAGATCGCCCGCGAGCGGCTGGCCTTCCATCGGCACCGCCTGGAACGGGAGCGCATGGAGCGGGAGCGGCTGGAGCGAGAGCGCATGCACGTGGAGCAGGAGCGCCGGCGTGAGCAGGAGCGGATCCACCGAGAGCGCGAGGAGCTGCGGCGCCAGCAGGAGTTGCGCTATGAGCAAGAGAGGCGGCCGGCAGTGCGGAGGCCCTACGACCTTGATGGCCG GCGGGACGATGCCTATTGGCCAGAAGCCAAGCGGGCCGCTCTGGATGAGCGCTACCACTCTGATTTCAACCGCCAGGACCGATTCCACGACTTCGACCACAGGGACCGGGGCCGCTACCCCAACCACTCCGTGGACAG GAGAGAAGGTTCCAGGTCAATgatgggagaaagagaaggacag CATTACCCTGAGCGCCACGGAGGTCCGGAGCGCCATGGCCGTGACTCCCGCGATGGGTGGGGCTATGGCTCTGACAAGAGAATGAGCGAAGGCCGAgggctgccccctccccccag GGGCAGACGTGACTGGGGGGATCATGGCCGAAGACTAGAGGATGACCGGGCCTGGCAGGGAGCTGCTGACGGGGGCATGATAGACAGGGACCACAAGCGGTGGCAAG GTGGTGAGAGGAGCATGTCTGGTCACTCGGGGCCTGGCCACATGATGAACCGGGGCGGCATGTCAGG GCGCGGCAGCTTCGCCCCAGGCGGGGCCTCCCGGGGCCACGTGATCCCGCGTGGAGGGATGCAGGGCGGGTTCGGAGGACAGAGCCGGGGCAGCAGGCCCAGCGATGCCCGCTTCACTCGCCGCTACTAA
- the Safb gene encoding scaffold attachment factor B1 isoform X3: MMDISVLDEAEIDNGSVADCVEEEDADNLPESLSDSRELVEGEMKELPEQLQEHAVDDKETINNLDSSSSDFTILQEIEEPSLEPENEKILDILGETCKSEPVKEEGSELEQPFAQDTSSVGPDRKLAEEEDLFGSAHPEEEEEEEQEEEEEEEGDLDLASESTRAQWSEADTLLAVVKREPVEQTGEGARTDCEPVGLEKPVEQSSAGSELAEASSQEAAEAPTEAPSPEPRDSKEDVKKFDFEACNEVPPAPKESSTSEGADQKMSSVEDDSDTKRLSREEKGRSSCGRNFWVSGLSSTTRATDLKNLFSKYGKVVGAKVVTNARSPGARCYGFVTMSTAEEATKCISHLHKTELHGKMISVEKAKNEPAGKKASEKRDGEGRKEKAGTSDRSANIKREDKADRKDDTKKGDDGSGEKTKEPDDQKPGPSERSRATKSGSRGTERTVVMDKSKGVPVISVKTSGSKERVSKSQDRKSASREKRSVVSFDKVKEPRKSRDSESRRERERSEREQRLQAQWEREERERLEIARERLAFHRHRLERERMERERLERERMHVEQERRREQERIHREREELRRQQELRYEQERRPAVRRPYDLDGRRDDAYWPEAKRAALDERYHSDFNRQDRFHDFDHRDRGRYPNHSVDRREGSRSMMGEREGQHYPERHGGPERHGRDSRDGWGYGSDKRMSEGRGLPPPPRGRRDWGDHGRRLEDDRAWQGAADGGMIDRDHKRWQGGERSMSGHSGPGHMMNRGGMSGRGSFAPGGASRGHVIPRGGMQGGFGGQSRGSRPSDARFTRRY, translated from the exons ATGATGGATATCAGTGTGTTAGATGAAGCAGAAATTGATAATGGAAGTGTTGCAGATTGTGTGGAGGAGGAAGATGCTGACAACCTCCCAGAGTCCCTTTCTGACAGCAGAGAGTTGGTCGAGGGAGAAATGAAAGAGCTTCCGGAGCAGCTTCAAGAACATGCT GTAGATGACAAAGAAACCATAAACAATTTAGATTCATCATCATCTGACTTCACTATATTACAG GAAATTGAAGAGCCATCTCTGGAGCCAG aaaatgagaaaatactcGACATTTTGGGGGAAACTTGTAAATCTGAGCCAGTAAAAGAAGAAGGTTCCGAGCTGGAGCAGCCATTTGCACAGGATACAAGTAGCGTGGGGCCAGACAGAAAGCTTGCGGAGGAAGAGGACCTTTTTGGCAGCGCCCACccggaagaggaggaggaggaagagcaggaggaggaggaggaggaggagggagatttAGATTTGGCCAGCGAGTCAACACGCGCTCAGTGGAGCGAGGCAGACACCCTGTTAGCGGTAGTGAAAAGGGAGCCCGTGGAGCAGACAGGCGAAGGCGCGAGGACGGACTGTGAGCCTGTAGGGCTAGAGAAGCCAGTTGAGCAGAGTAGCGCGGGCTCCGAGCTCGCGGAGGCCTCTAGCCAGGAGGCCGCGGAAGCGCCCACGGAAGCTccgagcccagagcccagagataGCAAAGAAGACGTGAAGAAGTTTGATTTTGAAGCTTGTAATGAAGTCCCTCCGGCTCCTAAAGAGTCCTCAACCAGTGAGGGCGCTGATCAGAAAATGAG TTCTGTTGAAGATGACTCGGACACAAAAAGACTTTCCCGGGAGGAGAAGG GTCGTAGCAGTTGTGGTAGAAATTTCTGGGTTAGTGGACTTTCTTCTACGACCAGAGCTACAGATTTGAAGAACCTTTTCAGCAAATATGGGAAG GTGGTAGGCGCCAAGGTCGTGACGAACGCCCGGAGTCCTGGTGCTCGCTGTTACGGTTTTGTCACGATGTCCACAGCAGAAGAGGCAACAAAATGCATCAGCCACCTGCATAAGACTGAGCTCCACGGGAAGATGATCTCCGTGGAGAAA GCAAAAAATGAACCTGCTGGCAAGAAAGCCTCGGAGAAGAGAGACGGCGAAGGGCGGAAGGAGAAGGCGGGCACCAGTGACAG ATCTGCAAACATTAAGAGAGAGGATAAGGCCGACAGAAAAGATGACACCAAAAAGGGTGATGACGGAAGTGGAGAAAAGACTAAAGAGCCCGATGATCAGAAGCCTGGCCCCTCGGAGCGCTCTCGAGCCACCAAATCAG GAAGTCGGGGCACCGAGCGAACTGTGGTGATGGACAAATCCAAAGGTGTGCCTGTGATTAGTGTGAAGACATCTGGGTCCAAGGAGAGA GTCTCCAAAAGCCAGGATCGCAAGTCGGCCAGCAGAGAGAAACGGTCCGTTGTGTCCTTTGATAAGGTCAAAGAGCCTCGCAAGTCAAGAGATTCAGAGTCCCGGAG GGAGCGGGAGCGCAGTGAGCGGGAGCAGCGCCTGCAGGCTCAGTGGGAGCGTGAGGAGCGGGAGCGGCTGGAGATCGCCCGCGAGCGGCTGGCCTTCCATCGGCACCGCCTGGAACGGGAGCGCATGGAGCGGGAGCGGCTGGAGCGAGAGCGCATGCACGTGGAGCAGGAGCGCCGGCGTGAGCAGGAGCGGATCCACCGAGAGCGCGAGGAGCTGCGGCGCCAGCAGGAGTTGCGCTATGAGCAAGAGAGGCGGCCGGCAGTGCGGAGGCCCTACGACCTTGATGGCCG GCGGGACGATGCCTATTGGCCAGAAGCCAAGCGGGCCGCTCTGGATGAGCGCTACCACTCTGATTTCAACCGCCAGGACCGATTCCACGACTTCGACCACAGGGACCGGGGCCGCTACCCCAACCACTCCGTGGACAG GAGAGAAGGTTCCAGGTCAATgatgggagaaagagaaggacag CATTACCCTGAGCGCCACGGAGGTCCGGAGCGCCATGGCCGTGACTCCCGCGATGGGTGGGGCTATGGCTCTGACAAGAGAATGAGCGAAGGCCGAgggctgccccctccccccag GGGCAGACGTGACTGGGGGGATCATGGCCGAAGACTAGAGGATGACCGGGCCTGGCAGGGAGCTGCTGACGGGGGCATGATAGACAGGGACCACAAGCGGTGGCAAG GTGGTGAGAGGAGCATGTCTGGTCACTCGGGGCCTGGCCACATGATGAACCGGGGCGGCATGTCAGG GCGCGGCAGCTTCGCCCCAGGCGGGGCCTCCCGGGGCCACGTGATCCCGCGTGGAGGGATGCAGGGCGGGTTCGGAGGACAGAGCCGGGGCAGCAGGCCCAGCGATGCCCGCTTCACTCGCCGCTACTAA
- the Micos13 gene encoding MICOS complex subunit MIC13 isoform X1, translating into MLPKQRVTYGKRPATLRKNQRLARPEPTLGRKAPERFLIKGSVAGGATYLVYDQDLLGSSDKSEAALRKAKEVVPPAVHQFSQYVSRQTGLQIPQLPAPPKINFPIRESWNSGIIKVMSLLSAVPSKAQEYSREGWEYVKERVK; encoded by the exons ATGCTCCCAAAGCAGCGAGTGACATACGGGAAGCGCCCGGCGACACTTAGAAAAAACCAGCGGCTTGCCCGCCCAGAGCCCACCCTGGGCAGAAAGGCTCCCGAAAG GTTCCTCATCAAAGGCAGTGTGGCTGGTGGTGCCACCTACCTGGTGTATGACCAGGATCTGCTGGGGTCCAGTGACAAGAGCGAGGCCGCCCTGCGGAAGGCCAAGGAGGTGGTGCCCCCTGCCGTGCACCAGTTCAGCCAGTACGTGTCCCGGCAGACAGGCCTGCAGATACCACAG CTCCCAGCCCCTCCAAAGATCAACTTTCCCATCCGCGAGTCCTGGAATTCAG GCATCATCAAGGTGATGTCCTTGCTGTCTGCGGTTCCCTCCAAGGCCCAGGAGTACTCCAGGGAGGGCTGGGAGTACGTGAAGGAGCGCGTCAAGTAG
- the Micos13 gene encoding MICOS complex subunit MIC13 isoform X2, protein MVSRVWSVMRFLIKGSVAGGATYLVYDQDLLGSSDKSEAALRKAKEVVPPAVHQFSQYVSRQTGLQIPQLPAPPKINFPIRESWNSGIIKVMSLLSAVPSKAQEYSREGWEYVKERVK, encoded by the exons ATGGTGTCGCGAGTGTGGTCGGTGATGAG GTTCCTCATCAAAGGCAGTGTGGCTGGTGGTGCCACCTACCTGGTGTATGACCAGGATCTGCTGGGGTCCAGTGACAAGAGCGAGGCCGCCCTGCGGAAGGCCAAGGAGGTGGTGCCCCCTGCCGTGCACCAGTTCAGCCAGTACGTGTCCCGGCAGACAGGCCTGCAGATACCACAG CTCCCAGCCCCTCCAAAGATCAACTTTCCCATCCGCGAGTCCTGGAATTCAG GCATCATCAAGGTGATGTCCTTGCTGTCTGCGGTTCCCTCCAAGGCCCAGGAGTACTCCAGGGAGGGCTGGGAGTACGTGAAGGAGCGCGTCAAGTAG